In a single window of the bacterium genome:
- a CDS encoding radical SAM protein has protein sequence MHDRTPDDLIVREIYRTILGESTEAGRPCAIVRLTGCHRRCSYCDSAHAFEGGESLAVARILAAVEALGCRTVLVTGGEPLLQPGCPALLAALVGDGRRTVLETSGTRGALPLSAVPGGVRRVVDVKTPGSGLRERDVAWDQLACLDAGDELKFVCCDRADYEWSRDLVRAGSRLPPATPVVFSAAEGRLSPASLADWLVEDGLDVRFQLQLHKTLWPDGERRS, from the coding sequence ATGCACGACAGGACCCCGGACGACCTGATCGTCCGCGAAATCTACCGCACCATCCTGGGCGAGTCGACCGAGGCCGGCCGGCCCTGCGCGATCGTGCGCCTGACGGGGTGCCATCGCCGCTGCTCGTACTGCGACAGCGCCCACGCGTTCGAGGGCGGGGAGAGCCTGGCCGTGGCGCGGATCCTGGCGGCGGTCGAAGCGCTGGGTTGCCGCACCGTGCTGGTGACGGGCGGCGAACCCCTGCTGCAGCCCGGCTGCCCGGCGCTGCTGGCCGCCCTGGTCGGGGACGGCCGCCGCACGGTCCTGGAGACCAGCGGCACCCGAGGCGCCCTGCCCCTGTCGGCGGTCCCCGGCGGCGTGCGCCGCGTCGTGGACGTCAAGACCCCGGGCAGCGGCCTGCGCGAACGGGACGTGGCCTGGGACCAGCTCGCCTGCCTCGACGCCGGCGACGAGTTGAAGTTCGTCTGCTGCGACCGCGCGGACTACGAGTGGTCGCGCGACCTCGTCCGCGCCGGAAGCCGCCTGCCGCCCGCGACGCCCGTCGTCTTCTCCGCCGCCGAGGGCCGGCTGTCGCCGGCTTCGCTCGCCGACTGGCTGGTCGAGGACGGTCTCGACGTCCGTTTCCAGCTGCAGCTGCACAAGACGCTGTGGCCGGACGGGGAGCGACGCTCATGA